In the Streptomyces sp. cg36 genome, one interval contains:
- the mrdA gene encoding penicillin-binding protein 2, producing MSNIPETGRTPRVQIRLVIIQVLVFSLLLTLGGRLWYLQIRNGQEYEDEAKNNHVQQVVQPAVRGDILDARGVPLADNETRLVVSASRTDLTKMPDKGKAVLTRLAGVLGMKPQDVMDKVRLCDAKTPKPCWNGSPYQPIPVTDKATTQQALQIRERSEDFPGISADPTAVRRYTSPGKANTAQVLGYLSPVTDDEITQAKNSDSPYLRSDMVGRSGLERTYDKQLRGKAGVTRYEVDNLGRVIGQAQSDKAEPGSNIVTSIDARVQAVAEYELNHAMEEARKEFDKNTNENYKADAGAVVVMEAKTGRVVAMASLPNYDPNAWVGGISAKDYQALTGKESNYPLLNRAIQGQAAPGSIFKVVSSAAAVRAGYAFNGSYPCPSSYSVGGQVFKNFESQGHGNITIGQALEVSCDTVYYGLAHDQWLKDGGMKPKKDASDWFYRTAHDFGLGSRTGIDLPSEVPGRVPDRQWKQRFWEANKDAWCKHGKKDGDYVEKIEYENCLEGNLMRAGDSVNYSIGQGDTLVTPIQMATIYSAISNGGTLYDPTVGKAVISADGKSVKEIKPKAHGKLPMSRATRDDIDEALAGVATRGTAAWRFGGWPQKQIPMHAKTGTAEVYGKQTTSWFATYTKDYSIVMTISQGGTGSGASGPAVRNIYDALYGLDDAGTQDLKRALLPQPQQSLPKIQPDGSIDAPKIEPYDPDSQKVPDKTAGQQLAAANTDNRGGGRGRRD from the coding sequence GTGAGCAACATCCCCGAGACGGGACGCACCCCCCGGGTGCAGATCCGGCTCGTCATCATCCAGGTCCTCGTCTTCTCCCTGCTCCTCACCCTCGGCGGACGCCTCTGGTACCTCCAGATCCGCAACGGGCAGGAGTACGAGGACGAGGCCAAGAACAACCATGTGCAGCAGGTCGTCCAGCCCGCCGTGCGCGGCGACATCCTGGACGCGCGCGGGGTGCCGCTGGCGGACAACGAGACCCGGCTGGTGGTCTCCGCCTCCCGTACCGACCTGACGAAGATGCCCGACAAGGGCAAGGCGGTGCTGACCCGGCTGGCGGGCGTGCTCGGCATGAAGCCGCAGGACGTCATGGACAAGGTCCGGCTCTGCGACGCCAAGACCCCCAAGCCCTGCTGGAACGGCTCGCCGTACCAGCCGATCCCGGTCACCGACAAGGCCACCACCCAGCAGGCCCTGCAGATCCGCGAGCGCTCCGAGGACTTCCCCGGCATCTCCGCCGACCCCACCGCGGTGCGCCGCTACACCTCGCCCGGCAAGGCCAACACCGCCCAGGTGCTCGGCTACCTCTCGCCCGTCACCGACGACGAGATCACCCAGGCGAAGAACAGCGACTCGCCGTACCTGCGCTCGGACATGGTGGGCCGCTCGGGCCTGGAGCGCACCTACGACAAGCAGCTGCGCGGCAAGGCGGGCGTGACCCGCTACGAGGTCGACAACCTCGGCCGGGTCATCGGGCAGGCGCAGAGCGACAAGGCCGAGCCCGGCTCCAACATCGTCACGTCGATAGACGCACGCGTCCAGGCCGTCGCCGAGTACGAGCTCAACCACGCGATGGAAGAGGCCCGCAAGGAGTTCGACAAGAACACCAACGAGAACTACAAGGCCGACGCGGGCGCCGTCGTGGTGATGGAGGCCAAGACCGGCCGGGTCGTCGCCATGGCGTCGCTGCCCAACTACGACCCCAACGCCTGGGTCGGGGGCATCTCCGCCAAGGACTACCAGGCCCTCACCGGCAAGGAGTCCAACTACCCGCTGCTGAACCGCGCCATCCAGGGCCAGGCCGCCCCCGGCTCCATCTTCAAGGTGGTCTCCTCGGCGGCGGCGGTCCGCGCCGGATACGCCTTCAACGGCAGCTACCCCTGCCCCAGTTCGTACTCGGTCGGCGGCCAGGTCTTCAAGAACTTCGAGTCCCAGGGCCACGGCAACATCACCATCGGCCAGGCCCTGGAGGTCTCCTGCGACACGGTCTACTACGGCCTGGCGCACGACCAGTGGCTCAAGGACGGCGGCATGAAGCCGAAGAAGGACGCCTCCGACTGGTTCTACCGGACCGCCCACGACTTCGGCCTCGGCTCCAGGACCGGCATCGACCTGCCCAGCGAGGTCCCCGGCCGGGTCCCCGACCGCCAGTGGAAGCAGCGGTTCTGGGAGGCCAACAAGGACGCCTGGTGCAAGCACGGCAAGAAGGACGGCGACTACGTCGAGAAGATCGAGTACGAGAACTGCCTCGAAGGCAATCTCATGCGCGCCGGTGACTCGGTCAACTACTCCATCGGCCAGGGCGACACCCTCGTCACCCCCATCCAGATGGCGACGATCTACTCGGCGATCTCCAACGGCGGCACCCTCTACGACCCCACCGTCGGCAAGGCCGTGATCAGCGCCGACGGCAAGTCGGTCAAGGAGATCAAGCCCAAGGCGCACGGCAAGCTGCCGATGTCGCGGGCGACCCGCGACGACATAGACGAAGCCCTCGCGGGAGTCGCCACCCGCGGCACCGCCGCCTGGCGGTTCGGCGGCTGGCCGCAGAAGCAGATCCCGATGCACGCCAAGACCGGCACGGCCGAGGTCTACGGCAAGCAGACGACCTCGTGGTTCGCCACGTACACCAAGGACTACTCGATCGTCATGACGATCTCCCAGGGTGGTACGGGCTCGGGCGCGTCCGGCCCCGCCGTGCGCAACATCTACGACGCGCTCTACGGCCTCGACGACGCCGGCACCCAGGACCTCAAGCGCGCCCTGCTGCCCCAGCCGCAGCAGTCCCTGCCCAAGATCCAGCCCGACGGCTCCATCGACGCCCCGAAGATCGAGCCGTACGACCCGGACTCGCAGAAGGTCCCGGACAAGACCGCGGGCCAGCAGCTGGCCGCGGCCAACACCGACAACCGGGGCGGCGGACGGGGGCGCAGGGACTGA
- the mreD gene encoding rod shape-determining protein MreD, translated as MRINRVILSVALVVVALVVQVSVLARLQLPGAVPDLVLLTVLGLALVYGHLGGAFVGFGAGLLSDLAPPADHAAGRYALVLCLVGYAAGLAKPDHGRLRSATGPMVVVVCAAIGSTLLYAGVGALVGDTAARHVGLSNLLFTAAVYDLLLAPFTVPLIMAIARRAENDPLADTSSGTGARKGGGIAAGWLSGGTGLSIGNQRGGLRVKAARNRAARAGRIKGVKRL; from the coding sequence ATGCGTATCAACAGGGTCATCCTCTCCGTCGCGCTGGTCGTCGTCGCGCTCGTCGTCCAGGTCAGCGTGCTCGCCCGGCTCCAGCTGCCGGGCGCCGTCCCGGACCTGGTGCTGCTCACCGTCCTCGGGCTCGCCCTCGTCTACGGCCACCTCGGCGGCGCCTTCGTCGGCTTCGGCGCGGGCCTGCTCTCCGACCTCGCCCCGCCCGCCGACCACGCCGCCGGGCGGTACGCCCTGGTGCTCTGCCTGGTCGGCTACGCGGCCGGGCTCGCCAAGCCCGACCACGGCCGGCTGCGCTCGGCGACCGGCCCCATGGTCGTGGTGGTCTGCGCGGCCATCGGCTCCACCCTGCTCTACGCGGGCGTGGGCGCCCTCGTCGGCGACACCGCCGCCCGCCATGTGGGCCTGTCCAACCTGCTGTTCACGGCCGCCGTCTACGACCTGCTGCTCGCGCCGTTCACCGTGCCGCTGATCATGGCGATCGCCAGACGCGCCGAGAACGACCCGCTCGCCGACACGTCGTCGGGCACCGGCGCCCGCAAGGGCGGCGGCATCGCGGCCGGCTGGCTCTCCGGCGGCACCGGGCTGAGCATCGGCAACCAGCGCGGCGGCCTGCGCGTGAAGGCCGCCCGCAACCGCGCGGCCCGGGCCGGCCGCATCAAGGGCGTCAAGCGACTGTGA
- the mreC gene encoding rod shape-determining protein MreC has protein sequence MRDTRESRLLLVLLIAVAFALITVDIRGGENSPVDGARQAAATVFGPVENGMAAAVDPVGNAIGAVRDSGERHNKISELQRENEALKQKLGSDARNRSRLNQLDSMLKTAGEGQYGIKAAQVIGIGAAQGFSWTVTIDAGSRDGIKRDMTVLNGEGLVGRVTTVGPSTATVLLANDPDFTVGTRMENSDELGFATGQGDRPLSVQLLNGKAKVKAGDRLVTFGSQADKPFVPGVPVGEVVKVDPSGGDLTRTIYVRPYVGFTKLDIVGVVVQAPRTDPRDQVLPAKPKPTPTPTVTVTVTPPPAGNAVAPNQADPNVPIQGGDPNGNPDPNANANPPADPNRKPGAVPNADPNANNAAADGDQ, from the coding sequence GTGAGGGACACACGAGAGAGCCGGCTGCTCCTGGTGCTGCTGATCGCCGTAGCGTTCGCGCTGATCACGGTCGACATCCGGGGTGGGGAGAATTCGCCGGTGGACGGGGCCCGGCAGGCCGCCGCCACGGTGTTCGGACCGGTCGAGAACGGCATGGCGGCAGCCGTCGACCCGGTGGGCAACGCCATCGGGGCGGTGCGGGACTCGGGGGAGCGGCACAACAAGATCTCCGAGCTCCAGCGCGAGAACGAGGCGCTGAAGCAGAAGCTCGGCAGCGACGCCCGCAACCGCTCGCGCCTGAACCAGCTCGACTCGATGCTCAAGACGGCGGGCGAGGGCCAGTACGGCATCAAGGCCGCGCAGGTCATCGGGATAGGAGCGGCCCAGGGCTTCTCCTGGACCGTCACCATCGACGCCGGCTCGCGCGACGGCATCAAGCGCGACATGACCGTACTGAACGGGGAGGGCCTGGTCGGCCGGGTCACCACCGTCGGCCCCTCCACCGCCACCGTGCTGCTCGCCAACGACCCCGACTTCACCGTCGGCACCCGGATGGAGAACAGCGACGAGCTGGGCTTCGCCACCGGCCAGGGCGACCGGCCGCTGTCGGTGCAGCTGCTCAACGGCAAGGCCAAGGTCAAGGCGGGCGACCGGCTGGTGACCTTCGGCTCGCAGGCCGACAAGCCGTTCGTGCCGGGCGTCCCGGTCGGCGAGGTCGTCAAGGTCGACCCCTCGGGCGGCGACCTGACCCGGACCATCTACGTACGCCCGTACGTCGGGTTCACCAAGCTCGACATCGTCGGCGTAGTCGTCCAGGCCCCGCGCACCGACCCGCGCGACCAGGTGCTGCCCGCCAAGCCGAAGCCCACCCCGACGCCCACGGTGACCGTGACGGTCACCCCGCCGCCGGCCGGGAACGCGGTCGCCCCCAACCAGGCCGACCCCAACGTCCCCATCCAGGGCGGCGACCCCAACGGCAACCCGGACCCCAACGCGAACGCCAACCCCCCGGCGGACCCCAACCGCAAGCCCGGTGCCGTGCCCAACGCCGATCCCAACGCGAACAACGCCGCCGCCGACGGCGACCAGTAG